A region from the uncultured Campylobacter sp. genome encodes:
- a CDS encoding pentapeptide repeat-containing protein, whose translation MNVDIKELLDSKRDLSEEEFNNKPELKYLVDGWGFEAIKGKIFIADEWYILSQVALGSRLGDRYLPDPEYFTINFINYIKNATTKILFDKCPLNYSIIADTSIEINTDIIFNDCIENNDVNIIHGYIFKKGIYLNNSNINFTDCTFEDNFKCENVNFDVNFSQNRFLKNFVFSALKRCKINFECTQFHSNAFFKAKQQIVSANFYQAKFKNTVSFSPIQFGNGIVDFSEAEFGKDVSFSRCSFNGETQFNSTIFGGITKFTRVQFNNVVNLNKVVFKEETQFYGTKFNRAILTETKFENKANFTNTVFSEKAYFTDAVFIKEVKFNNILFKNNAYFKNAIFKDFTDFGETNFEKNANFYNADFKKPVNFSSIIFNGALNFVNAKTDFTYEELKKFIKDKSVSNESINNIDKCISITNDFRDGFRLMKHTLNNKGNALDASLFHRLELYCKELELEFSLENTKTKK comes from the coding sequence ATGAATGTGGATATAAAAGAATTATTAGACTCAAAGCGAGATTTGAGTGAAGAGGAATTTAATAACAAGCCAGAATTGAAATATCTTGTAGATGGTTGGGGTTTTGAAGCGATAAAAGGTAAAATTTTTATCGCGGATGAGTGGTATATTTTAAGTCAAGTAGCGTTAGGCTCTCGTCTTGGGGACAGGTATTTACCAGATCCGGAGTATTTTACTATAAATTTTATAAACTATATAAAAAATGCAACAACGAAAATTTTATTTGATAAGTGTCCCCTCAACTACTCTATAATAGCCGATACATCAATAGAAATCAACACGGATATTATTTTTAATGACTGTATTGAAAATAATGATGTAAATATAATTCATGGGTATATATTTAAAAAGGGAATTTATTTGAATAACTCAAATATTAATTTTACTGATTGCACCTTTGAAGATAATTTTAAATGTGAAAATGTAAATTTTGATGTTAATTTTTCTCAAAATAGATTTCTTAAAAATTTTGTATTTAGCGCGCTGAAAAGATGCAAGATAAATTTTGAATGTACACAGTTCCATTCAAATGCATTTTTTAAAGCAAAACAACAAATAGTGAGTGCAAATTTTTACCAAGCAAAATTTAAGAATACGGTAAGTTTCTCTCCAATACAATTTGGTAACGGTATTGTTGATTTTAGCGAAGCAGAATTTGGCAAAGACGTATCATTCTCTAGATGTAGCTTTAATGGCGAAACCCAATTTAACAGCACTATATTTGGCGGTATTACAAAATTTACGAGGGTACAATTTAATAATGTAGTAAATTTAAATAAAGTAGTCTTTAAAGAGGAAACACAATTTTATGGAACCAAATTTAATAGAGCAATATTGACAGAAACAAAATTTGAAAACAAAGCCAATTTTACAAATACAGTATTTAGCGAAAAAGCGTATTTTACAGATGCTGTTTTTATAAAAGAAGTAAAATTTAACAATATACTTTTTAAGAATAATGCATACTTTAAAAATGCCATATTTAAAGATTTTACTGATTTTGGTGAGACAAATTTTGAAAAGAATGCTAACTTTTATAACGCGGACTTCAAAAAGCCGGTTAATTTCTCATCAATTATTTTTAACGGCGCTTTAAATTTTGTAAATGCAAAAACAGATTTTACATACGAAGAGCTTAAAAAGTTTATCAAGGATAAAAGTGTAAGCAATGAAAGCATTAACAATATAGATAAATGCATAAGCATAACAAATGACTTTAGGGACGGTTTTAGACTCATGAAACACACTTTAAACAATAAAGGCAACGCGCTAGACGCAAGCTTGTTTCACCGCTTAGAACTATACTGTAAAGAGCTGGAACTAGAATTTAGTCTCGAAAATACAAAAACTAAAAAATAG